Sequence from the Planctomycetia bacterium genome:
CGGTGCCAAGTACGATCGAGTCGCGCACATAGTTGAGGCGCTCGAAGCCGGGATTCTTGATGAGATACTCGTCTCCCAGGTGCGAGCTGAGGTGGTAATAGGCGAGCTTAAATTGATAATTGTCGACGGCGTATACGAGGGGTACGCCCACCCGAAAATCCACCGCTTGGACGTCGGACTCTACTTCCATCCCCAGCCGCGGCAACCCGGCGCCTTCGATTTGCAGTTCCCAACCTTGCGGCCGGATACCATTCTGCGTGCCGTAACGTAGCAACGCGGCGCGACCGCCGAGGGCAACGTCCCAGAGCCAGCCCTGATCTTTCTCGTGCGCCCAGAAACTGCTCAAGCGCGATTCCCGCGGCCCGGCGAGATACGCGCGGTACGCCAAGCCGGACGGGAGAATCCGCCAGTTCCAGACGTCGTCGTCGCAGTATTCGACGGGAGGATCCGCCATCCAGGTCGCGTCATCGCTGACCATCACCGCGGCCTCGTCCGGCGGCGTCTCGAGCGTTTGATCCGAGGCAACAATCGTCTCGGGATAGGGCTCAATCCAGTTGCGCTGCGGATACGCTGGGGCTTGCGCCGCGGCGATCGTCGCCCAGCAGGCCAGCGCGCAGCCCAGCAACCGCGTCAACAAGTGACGCGCGGCTGCTCCAGTCTTCCCCCCCGGGTAGAGCATCGTTTAAAGCCGAGCGAAGCGGGTCGGAGCTTCGCCTGGCGCTTGTCAAATTGGGTCGAGTTGCGGCGAAATAGCTGCTTGCGCGCGGGCGCCTACCCGGCGCGCAGTCACATCCATCCAGATTTGCCTTGTTGTTTATCGGCAAATCTTGCGCGATTCTCCGCGGCAGGAATTCATTTGAGGCTGAGGATTGGGCAGGACACGGGGACTGGAAAACAAGGCAAATCCGCCGTTGCCCCCCGGCACTTACATGGCCGACGGCGATCCTCTAAACTCTCCCCATCTGACATCGAGAAAATCGGAGCCGCGCCCGCCATGGAACGTACCCTCATCCTGCTCAAGCCCGACTGCATCCAGCGCCGTTTGGCCGGCAAGATCCTCACTCGGTTCGAGGACAAGGGATTCAACATCGTCGCCATGAAGCTGCTGAGCGTGACCCCGGAGTTGTCGAAAAAGCACTACGCTGAACACGTGAGCAAGCCGTTCTATCCGAACCTGGAGGCATTCATCACCGGCGGTCCGATCGTCGCGTTGGTGCTCGAAGGGCTGGAAGTGATTCGCGTGGTTCGTGAAATGCTCGGCGCCACGAGCGGCCTGAAAGCGGCCGCTGGCACGATTCGCGGCGACTACAGCAGCAGCCGCCAGATGAACCTGGTTCACGCCTCGGACGGCCCGGAGGCCTCGGCGCGGGAAATCGCTCTGTACTTCCGCGCCGAAGAGATTGTCGCTAGCGAATTGACGCTCACGCCGTGGCTTCGCGCCGACGACGAAAGCTAAGGCACAACCGCCGGGAGATTGAAGTGGGGCGCCACTGGCGGCTTGTCCGCCAGTGCCGGAGTTGGGCTGGCCATCGAGATCAAGGCCACACTGGCGGACAAGCCGCCAGTGGCACCCATCGCGCCGCGTTGGCTCCTCGTGCGTGCATGGGAAAGCGCAGCTCAAATACGCTGGATTTCGACCAGCTCCGCTTCGCGTTTGCGGATGCTGAGGCGGTAGCCGCGGAGTTCCAGTTCCAGCGGGTCGCCGAGCGGGGCGATGCCGACGAGTTCCAACGACGCGCCGGGAGTGAGACCCATTTCCAATAAGCGGACGCTGACTTCGTCGACGCCGGGGACCGCCAGCACCTGGGCTCGCTCGCCTAGTTTTAACTCGGCGAGTCGCATCAGCCGGTTGATCCTGTCCGGACGAGCACGCTGGTGACGTCATCGCTCCGGAAGCAAAGCCGTTGCCCGCCGAGACGAATGATGCAGGGCGAGCCGGACTGGAGCATTTCGATTTCCTGGCCGTCCTGCAGACCCAATTCGCGGAGCCGGTGAACGTGCGCCGCGTCGCCGCAGATCGCTTCCACGGCCGCGGTTTCGCCGCTCCGCAAGCAATGCAACGGGATCACGACCGGCGTGGGGGCGATGGACATTTCACGACCAGGATTGGCTTGAGATTGAATCTCAGTGTCAAGCTGATTCTACGCCTGGCGGCGTGCTGACGCAACGGTGGCTGGTCGGCTCACAAGCGGCGGGGCGAAACCCAGGGAAGGCCTACGTGGATTTTTTGATCGCCAACGTCTTCGGGGGCCTTCCCTGGGCTTGGGTGCAGGGGGTTTCTATACTCTCATTTATGAGCAACACCACCACCGGCTTACGCATCGTCCTCTACCCTCATCCGGCCTTGCGGCACCTCTCCAAACCCCTCCGCCGCGTGGATGCCGAGCTGGTTTCCATGATCCAGGAGATGTTCGAGCTGATGTACGCTCATAAGGGGGTTGGACTGGCCGCCAACCAGGTGGACCTGCCGTACCGGGTGTTCGTCGCCAACCCCGAGGGGGATCGCCAACGGAAGGACCAGGAATTCGTTTTTATCAACCCAGTCATCAGCCAGCCCAAGGGAAGCGCGGATGCCGAGGAAGGCTGCCTGAGCATCCCGGGCCTGTACGCCCATGTGAAGCGGCCGGAGCGGGTCGTGATCACGGCCTTCAACCTGCGCGGCGAGGAGATGAACCTGGAACTGGACGGGCTGTTCAGCCGGATCGTCCAACATGAGACCGACCACCTGGACGGCAAGCTGTTCGTCGACCGGCTGAGCGCCACCGGCCAAATGGAAGCTCGCGACGCGCTGGAGGAGTTCTCCCTCGTGTATACTAGCCGCCAAGAACGGGGAGAAATCCCCAGCGACGAGGATGCGCACAAGCGACTGTTGGAGCTCGAAGCGCTGCGTACTTAGTCGCCGCCACGCCCTTGCCCGCTCCCAATTGGAGTCCGCCTTATGTTCCGCGCGTCGTGCTTGACGGTGGCTCTCGGCATTTTGGCTTTTGGGGCGGCCGCTGCCCGGGCGGACGACGATGAGTGGACGCCGCTGTTCAACGGGCGCGACCTCACTGGTTGGCGCGTATACCAGGCGAATGCTCCGGCGCATCCGGAACAAATCCGCGTCGAGAACGGTGAAATCCACATCGAACCGCCGCGCTCGCAGCCGTCGGGCGTCAAAGGCTATCTGGCGACCGAAACCGGTTACTCGTTTTACCGGCTGCGTTTTGAATACCGCTGGGGAGATTCCGAAAGCAAAGACTCCGTCCGCGATTCCGGCGTGCTGGTTCACGTCGTTGGCGAAGACGGCGTGTGGCCCACGTCGGTGCAATGCCAGATTCAAACCGACAAAGTCGGCGAGTTGGTGATGATGCACGGCGCGCAAGGGGCCACGACGGTTGGAGCAAAGTCGCCCGCCGGGGAATCGCCGCGATATGCCGATCAAGACGGGATTCTGTACCAGCTAGGTACAGAAGAATCCACGCGGCGCGTGTTGCCGAGCGGCGGCAACGTACGCGACGATTGGAATCAGGTGGTGCTGACCGTCGCCGGTGGCTCGGTGCGCTGCACGGTGAACGGCGAGGAAGTGAATTTCTGCACAGATCTGCGGCAGCCGACGCCGGACGGACAACTCGTGCCGCTGGTGGCGGGGCGGATCGCGTTCCAGGCGGAAGGTTCGGAAATCGTTTACCGCAAGATCGAGATTGAACCGATCTGGGGCGGCCCGCTCGATGTTCCCGCGGAAGCCACGGCGGCGGCTGTGGCGCCGGAGTTCAAGCAACCTGAACTCACGGCGCCGGTTGGTTTCACCATCGAAACGGCCGTGGCGGCGCCGCTGGTGCGGTTTCCGATGATGGCCTGCCTCGATGATCGCGGCCGGATGTTCGTTTGCGAGGCGGCGGGCGTGAATCTGTTCGGGCCGGATCTGGCGATCGTGGAACCAAACTCGATTCTGATGGTCGTCGACAAAGACGGCGATGGGGTGTTCGATGCCTCGACGGTGTTCGCCGATCACATGACTTTTCCGTCCGGTTGCGTTTGGCACGACGGCGCGCTTTACGTTTCGTCGGCGCCGTACATCTGGCGGCTGCGCGATACGGACGGCGATGGCGTGGCCGATGAGCGCACGGCGTTGGTCGGCAAGTTCGCCGATAGCGGGATCGCCGACAGCCTGCACGGGCCGCACTTCGCGCCGGATGGCCGCATTTATTGGGTCCACGGCATCGGCGGCGACGGTCACGAAGTACGCGACGCGGCCGGTGCGTTGATCGTGAAGAGCGACGCCCCCGGGATTTTCTCCTGTTGGCCGGACGGCTCGGATATTCGAAAGCATTGCGCCGGCGGCATGAACAATCCGGTGGAGCTCGACTTCACCGACGCGGGGCAGATGATCGGGACTGTGAACCTGTTGAAGAACCGCCCGCGCGACGATGCGCTGGTGCAATGGATCTGGGGTGGGCTGTATCCGCACAACGGCGGCGTAATCGAAGGCCTGCCGCGCACCGGTGATTTACTGGATAGCACTTACAGCTTTGGCCACGTGGCGGTTTCCGGGCTCACCCGGCTGCGCACCGCGCAATTGGGAGACGACTACCGCGACAGCTTTCTGGTCACGCAGTTCAACACGCAGCGCGTGGTTCGCGTGAACTTCACGCCGAACGGTTCCACGTATGTCGGCGAACAGCATGATTTTCTGGCCTCGACGAATCCCGATGTGCATTTCACCGACGTGCTGGAAGACGCGGACGGCAGCGTGCTGGTGGTGGATACCGGCGGCTGGTTCCGCAACGGTTGCCCGGTTTCGCAGATCGCGAAGCCTAATGTTCTGGGGGCGATTTACCGGATTCGTCGCGCTGACGCGAAGCCAATCGACGATCCACGCGGTAATAAGTTGGGGTGGGATCAAGCTACGCCGGAAGCACTGGCTGCATTGCTGGACGATGACCGCCCGGCGGTTCGCGAACGAGCACTGGCCGCACTCGTCGCACAAGGGCAATCCGCGTTCCCTGGTTTGCAGAGTTTGCTGGCGACCGGCGCCAGCGAACGCGCCAAGGTGAACGCCGTGTGGGCGATGTGCAGGATGAATGGCGCGGACCTGAGTTTGGCACTCGCGGACTCCTCGCCGTTGGTGCGCGAGGCCGCGGTGCATGCCGTCTTCTGTCGGCGCGATGTCAGCGCCGTGGGCCGCGTCCGCCCGTTGCTCGCGGACGAGTCGCTCTCGGTGCGTCGCGAGGCCGCCACGACGCTGGGCGCGCTGCGCGATTGCGATTCAGTTCCGGCGATCCTCACCGCGCTTGCCGCCACGAATGATCGCCTGCTGGAACACGCGTTGATCTACGCCATGATCGAAATCAACGATCCCGAGCCGACAATCGCCGGGCTCGCTCATGATTCGCCGCAGGTGAAGCGCGCAGCGTTGATTGCGTTGGACCAGATGCCGGCTGGCGGGCTGCGGCGCGAGCTGATGCCGCCGCTGTTGGACACGGTCGACCCGCTGTTGCAGCGCACGGCGTTGGAGATTATCAGCCGTCGCCCCGGTTGGGCAGAAGAGACCGTGGCGGTGCTGGCCGCCTGGCTGCAAGGCAAGGAAGCGCTGACTTCCG
This genomic interval carries:
- a CDS encoding family 16 glycoside hydrolase yields the protein MFRASCLTVALGILAFGAAAARADDDEWTPLFNGRDLTGWRVYQANAPAHPEQIRVENGEIHIEPPRSQPSGVKGYLATETGYSFYRLRFEYRWGDSESKDSVRDSGVLVHVVGEDGVWPTSVQCQIQTDKVGELVMMHGAQGATTVGAKSPAGESPRYADQDGILYQLGTEESTRRVLPSGGNVRDDWNQVVLTVAGGSVRCTVNGEEVNFCTDLRQPTPDGQLVPLVAGRIAFQAEGSEIVYRKIEIEPIWGGPLDVPAEATAAAVAPEFKQPELTAPVGFTIETAVAAPLVRFPMMACLDDRGRMFVCEAAGVNLFGPDLAIVEPNSILMVVDKDGDGVFDASTVFADHMTFPSGCVWHDGALYVSSAPYIWRLRDTDGDGVADERTALVGKFADSGIADSLHGPHFAPDGRIYWVHGIGGDGHEVRDAAGALIVKSDAPGIFSCWPDGSDIRKHCAGGMNNPVELDFTDAGQMIGTVNLLKNRPRDDALVQWIWGGLYPHNGGVIEGLPRTGDLLDSTYSFGHVAVSGLTRLRTAQLGDDYRDSFLVTQFNTQRVVRVNFTPNGSTYVGEQHDFLASTNPDVHFTDVLEDADGSVLVVDTGGWFRNGCPVSQIAKPNVLGAIYRIRRADAKPIDDPRGNKLGWDQATPEALAALLDDDRPAVRERALAALVAQGQSAFPGLQSLLATGASERAKVNAVWAMCRMNGADLSLALADSSPLVREAAVHAVFCRRDVSAVGRVRPLLADESLSVRREAATTLGALRDCDSVPAILTALAATNDRLLEHALIYAMIEINDPEPTIAGLAHDSPQVKRAALIALDQMPAGGLRRELMPPLLDTVDPLLQRTALEIISRRPGWAEETVAVLAAWLQGKEALTSEQSAALRGALVAFGKEPQVQSLMSGALTTTDDTRRTLALESISRMTLEVTPDAWRAPLAALILQGDTAALLAVKGLRDRSFERAVVALAHDGQQPVAARIAAADVLVNWEHPLDEPLLALLTAEFAHAENEAAKPERLLAAARVLAGAPLTSVQRQTLVPIVAQASPLLVPVLLGAFERDTDAATGLALIAALSKSESRASLPIAQLEQALRGYPPEVRAAADPLFVQSRAESASRAALLDQIATTLDGGDADRGSLVFHGNKAACAACHRHGAEGGNIGPDLSQIGRIRTRRDLLEAVVFPSASFARGFEPVTITTVAGLTHNGVIGTESGQELTLRTGDRAEIRIRRDEIDALQPAAISVMPQGLDTTLSREELRDLLAFLGATK
- a CDS encoding FeoA domain-containing protein, translating into MRLAELKLGERAQVLAVPGVDEVSVRLLEMGLTPGASLELVGIAPLGDPLELELRGYRLSIRKREAELVEIQRI
- the def gene encoding peptide deformylase, which encodes MSNTTTGLRIVLYPHPALRHLSKPLRRVDAELVSMIQEMFELMYAHKGVGLAANQVDLPYRVFVANPEGDRQRKDQEFVFINPVISQPKGSADAEEGCLSIPGLYAHVKRPERVVITAFNLRGEEMNLELDGLFSRIVQHETDHLDGKLFVDRLSATGQMEARDALEEFSLVYTSRQERGEIPSDEDAHKRLLELEALRT
- the ndk gene encoding nucleoside-diphosphate kinase, translated to MERTLILLKPDCIQRRLAGKILTRFEDKGFNIVAMKLLSVTPELSKKHYAEHVSKPFYPNLEAFITGGPIVALVLEGLEVIRVVREMLGATSGLKAAAGTIRGDYSSSRQMNLVHASDGPEASAREIALYFRAEEIVASELTLTPWLRADDES
- a CDS encoding DUF1207 domain-containing protein yields the protein MLYPGGKTGAAARHLLTRLLGCALACWATIAAAQAPAYPQRNWIEPYPETIVASDQTLETPPDEAAVMVSDDATWMADPPVEYCDDDVWNWRILPSGLAYRAYLAGPRESRLSSFWAHEKDQGWLWDVALGGRAALLRYGTQNGIRPQGWELQIEGAGLPRLGMEVESDVQAVDFRVGVPLVYAVDNYQFKLAYYHLSSHLGDEYLIKNPGFERLNYVRDSIVLGTGYYLTPELRAYGEAAYAFNFDGGAKPWEFQFGMERAPAGPTGVHGAPFAAVNGHLREEFRFSGNLVVQAGWAWRGEGAGHLLRTGFEYFNGRDEQYSFLREHQQKMGLGLWYDF
- a CDS encoding FeoA family protein; this translates as MSIAPTPVVIPLHCLRSGETAAVEAICGDAAHVHRLRELGLQDGQEIEMLQSGSPCIIRLGGQRLCFRSDDVTSVLVRTGSTG